A window of Coregonus clupeaformis isolate EN_2021a chromosome 28, ASM2061545v1, whole genome shotgun sequence contains these coding sequences:
- the LOC121557994 gene encoding poly(rC)-binding protein 3 isoform X32: MEPPKVQQPGEGGLNVTLTIRLLMHGKEVGSIIGKKGETVKKMREEVSASGARINISEGNCPERIVTITGPTDAIFKAFAMIAYKFEEDIINSMSNSPATSKPPVTLRLVVPASQCGSLIGKGGSKIKEMRESTGAQVQVAGDMLPNSTERAVTISGAPEAIIQCVKQICVVMLESPPKGATIPYRPKPASTPIIFSGGQVRADPLGASTANLSLLLQHQPLPAYTIQGQYAIPHPDVWMPVTRPVLMNSPFPMMLHNRAPGNQNQRDPSDVWGADQNC; this comes from the exons ATGGAACCACCCAAGGTGCAGCAGCCAGGCGAAGGAGGCCTCAACGTCACCCTCACCATCAGGCTCCTGATGCACGGCAAG GAGGTTGGAAGCATCATTGGAAAG AAAGGAGAGACAGTGAAGAAGATGCGTGAAGAGGTAAGCGCA AGCGGTGCACGCATCAACATCTCTGAGGGAAACTGCCCAGAGCGGATAGTTACCATCACCGGACCCACAGATGCCATCTTCAAGGCCTTCGCCATGATCGCATACAAGTTCGAAGAG GATATAATCAACTCCATGAGCAACAGTCCAGCCACCAGCAAGCCTCCTGTCACCCTGCGTCTGGTGGTCCCAGCCAGCCAATGTGGCTCCCTCATAGGGAAAGGAGGCTCCAAGATCAAAGAAATGAGAGAG TCCACAGGTGCTCAGGTACAGGTAGCAGGGGACATGCTGCCCAACTCCACTGAACGAGCAGTCACCATCTCAGGGGCCCCGGAAGCCATTATCCAGTGTGTCAAGCAGATCTGTGTGGTCATGCTAGAG tcCCCACCGAAAGGTGCCACTATCCCCTACCGCCCCAAGCCTGCCTCCACCCCCATCATTTTTTCAGGTGGCCAGGTAAGAGCCGACCCGCTGGGGGCCTCCACCGCCAACCTCAGCCTCTTACTGCAGCACCAGCCACTGCCT gCTTACACCATTCAGGGACAATACGCCATCCCTCACCCTGAT GTCTGGATGCCAGTAACCAGGCCAGTACTCATGAACTCACCATTCCCAATGAT GCTGCATAATCGGGCGCCAGGGAACCAAAATCAACGAGATCCGTCAGATGTCTGGGGCGCAGATCAAAATTGCTAA
- the LOC121557994 gene encoding poly(rC)-binding protein 3 isoform X22, producing MEPPKVQQPGEGGLNVTLTIRLLMHGKEVGSIIGKKGETVKKMREESGARINISEGNCPERIVTITGPTDAIFKAFAMIAYKFEEDIINSMSNSPATSKPPVTLRLVVPASQCGSLIGKGGSKIKEMRESTGAQVQVAGDMLPNSTERAVTISGAPEAIIQCVKQICVVMLESPPKGATIPYRPKPASTPIIFSGGQAYTIQGQYAIPHPDQLTKLHQLAMQQTPFNPLGQTTPAFPGLDASNQASTHELTIPNDLIGCIIGRQGTKINEIRQMSGAQIKIANAMEGSSERQITITGTPANISLAQYLINARFRDVAAMWNDPSSMTTS from the exons ATGGAACCACCCAAGGTGCAGCAGCCAGGCGAAGGAGGCCTCAACGTCACCCTCACCATCAGGCTCCTGATGCACGGCAAG GAGGTTGGAAGCATCATTGGAAAG AAAGGAGAGACAGTGAAGAAGATGCGTGAAGAG AGCGGTGCACGCATCAACATCTCTGAGGGAAACTGCCCAGAGCGGATAGTTACCATCACCGGACCCACAGATGCCATCTTCAAGGCCTTCGCCATGATCGCATACAAGTTCGAAGAG GATATAATCAACTCCATGAGCAACAGTCCAGCCACCAGCAAGCCTCCTGTCACCCTGCGTCTGGTGGTCCCAGCCAGCCAATGTGGCTCCCTCATAGGGAAAGGAGGCTCCAAGATCAAAGAAATGAGAGAG TCCACAGGTGCTCAGGTACAGGTAGCAGGGGACATGCTGCCCAACTCCACTGAACGAGCAGTCACCATCTCAGGGGCCCCGGAAGCCATTATCCAGTGTGTCAAGCAGATCTGTGTGGTCATGCTAGAG tcCCCACCGAAAGGTGCCACTATCCCCTACCGCCCCAAGCCTGCCTCCACCCCCATCATTTTTTCAGGTGGCCAG gCTTACACCATTCAGGGACAATACGCCATCCCTCACCCTGAT CAGTTGACCAAGCTCCACCAGTTGGCTATGCAGCAAACCCCCTTTAATCCCCTTGGACAGACCACCCCTGCCTTCCCCG GTCTGGATGCCAGTAACCAGGCCAGTACTCATGAACTCACCATTCCCAATGAT CTAATAGGCTGCATAATCGGGCGCCAGGGAACCAAAATCAACGAGATCCGTCAGATGTCTGGGGCGCAGATCAAAATTGCTAACGCCATGGAAGGGTCATCGGAGCGCCAGATCACCATCACAGGAACCCCCGCCAACATCAGTCTGGCACAGTACCTCATCAACGCAAG GTTCAGAGACGTGGCGGCCATGTGGAATGACCcatcctccatgacgacatcctGA
- the LOC121557994 gene encoding poly(rC)-binding protein 3 isoform X24, which yields MEPPKVQQPGEGGLNVTLTIRLLMHGKEVGSIIGKKGETVKKMREEVSASGARINISEGNCPERIVTITGPTDAIFKAFAMIAYKFEEDIINSMSNSPATSKPPVTLRLVVPASQCGSLIGKGGSKIKEMRESTGAQVQVAGDMLPNSTERAVTISGAPEAIIQCVKQICVVMLEAYTIQGQYAIPHPDLCCPSYPPQQLTKLHQLAMQQTPFNPLGQTTPAFPAGLDASNQASTHELTIPNDLIGCIIGRQGTKINEIRQMSGAQIKIANAMEGSSERQITITGTPANISLAQYLINARFRDVAAMWNDPSSMTTS from the exons ATGGAACCACCCAAGGTGCAGCAGCCAGGCGAAGGAGGCCTCAACGTCACCCTCACCATCAGGCTCCTGATGCACGGCAAG GAGGTTGGAAGCATCATTGGAAAG AAAGGAGAGACAGTGAAGAAGATGCGTGAAGAGGTAAGCGCA AGCGGTGCACGCATCAACATCTCTGAGGGAAACTGCCCAGAGCGGATAGTTACCATCACCGGACCCACAGATGCCATCTTCAAGGCCTTCGCCATGATCGCATACAAGTTCGAAGAG GATATAATCAACTCCATGAGCAACAGTCCAGCCACCAGCAAGCCTCCTGTCACCCTGCGTCTGGTGGTCCCAGCCAGCCAATGTGGCTCCCTCATAGGGAAAGGAGGCTCCAAGATCAAAGAAATGAGAGAG TCCACAGGTGCTCAGGTACAGGTAGCAGGGGACATGCTGCCCAACTCCACTGAACGAGCAGTCACCATCTCAGGGGCCCCGGAAGCCATTATCCAGTGTGTCAAGCAGATCTGTGTGGTCATGCTAGAG gCTTACACCATTCAGGGACAATACGCCATCCCTCACCCTGAT CTCTGCTGTCCCTCCTACCCCCCTCAGCAGTTGACCAAGCTCCACCAGTTGGCTATGCAGCAAACCCCCTTTAATCCCCTTGGACAGACCACCCCTGCCTTCCCCG CAGGTCTGGATGCCAGTAACCAGGCCAGTACTCATGAACTCACCATTCCCAATGAT CTAATAGGCTGCATAATCGGGCGCCAGGGAACCAAAATCAACGAGATCCGTCAGATGTCTGGGGCGCAGATCAAAATTGCTAACGCCATGGAAGGGTCATCGGAGCGCCAGATCACCATCACAGGAACCCCCGCCAACATCAGTCTGGCACAGTACCTCATCAACGCAAG GTTCAGAGACGTGGCGGCCATGTGGAATGACCcatcctccatgacgacatcctGA
- the LOC121557994 gene encoding poly(rC)-binding protein 3 isoform X23 — MEPPKVQQPGEGGLNVTLTIRLLMHGKEVGSIIGKKGETVKKMREESGARINISEGNCPERIVTITGPTDAIFKAFAMIAYKFEEDIINSMSNSPATSKPPVTLRLVVPASQCGSLIGKGGSKIKEMRESTGAQVQVAGDMLPNSTERAVTISGAPEAIIQCVKQICVVMLESPPKGATIPYRPKPASTPIIFSGGQAYTIQGQYAIPHPDLTKLHQLAMQQTPFNPLGQTTPAFPGLDASNQASTHELTIPNDLIGCIIGRQGTKINEIRQMSGAQIKIANAMEGSSERQITITGTPANISLAQYLINARFRDVAAMWNDPSSMTTS, encoded by the exons ATGGAACCACCCAAGGTGCAGCAGCCAGGCGAAGGAGGCCTCAACGTCACCCTCACCATCAGGCTCCTGATGCACGGCAAG GAGGTTGGAAGCATCATTGGAAAG AAAGGAGAGACAGTGAAGAAGATGCGTGAAGAG AGCGGTGCACGCATCAACATCTCTGAGGGAAACTGCCCAGAGCGGATAGTTACCATCACCGGACCCACAGATGCCATCTTCAAGGCCTTCGCCATGATCGCATACAAGTTCGAAGAG GATATAATCAACTCCATGAGCAACAGTCCAGCCACCAGCAAGCCTCCTGTCACCCTGCGTCTGGTGGTCCCAGCCAGCCAATGTGGCTCCCTCATAGGGAAAGGAGGCTCCAAGATCAAAGAAATGAGAGAG TCCACAGGTGCTCAGGTACAGGTAGCAGGGGACATGCTGCCCAACTCCACTGAACGAGCAGTCACCATCTCAGGGGCCCCGGAAGCCATTATCCAGTGTGTCAAGCAGATCTGTGTGGTCATGCTAGAG tcCCCACCGAAAGGTGCCACTATCCCCTACCGCCCCAAGCCTGCCTCCACCCCCATCATTTTTTCAGGTGGCCAG gCTTACACCATTCAGGGACAATACGCCATCCCTCACCCTGAT TTGACCAAGCTCCACCAGTTGGCTATGCAGCAAACCCCCTTTAATCCCCTTGGACAGACCACCCCTGCCTTCCCCG GTCTGGATGCCAGTAACCAGGCCAGTACTCATGAACTCACCATTCCCAATGAT CTAATAGGCTGCATAATCGGGCGCCAGGGAACCAAAATCAACGAGATCCGTCAGATGTCTGGGGCGCAGATCAAAATTGCTAACGCCATGGAAGGGTCATCGGAGCGCCAGATCACCATCACAGGAACCCCCGCCAACATCAGTCTGGCACAGTACCTCATCAACGCAAG GTTCAGAGACGTGGCGGCCATGTGGAATGACCcatcctccatgacgacatcctGA
- the LOC121557994 gene encoding poly(rC)-binding protein 3 isoform X19 — protein MEPPKVQQPGEGGLNVTLTIRLLMHGKEVGSIIGKKGETVKKMREEVSASGARINISEGNCPERIVTITGPTDAIFKAFAMIAYKFEEDIINSMSNSPATSKPPVTLRLVVPASQCGSLIGKGGSKIKEMRESTGAQVQVAGDMLPNSTERAVTISGAPEAIIQCVKQICVVMLESPPKGATIPYRPKPASTPIIFSGGQAYTIQGQYAIPHPDLTKLHQLAMQQTPFNPLGQTTPAFPAGLDASNQASTHELTIPNDLIGCIIGRQGTKINEIRQMSGAQIKIANAMEGSSERQITITGTPANISLAQYLINARFRDVAAMWNDPSSMTTS, from the exons ATGGAACCACCCAAGGTGCAGCAGCCAGGCGAAGGAGGCCTCAACGTCACCCTCACCATCAGGCTCCTGATGCACGGCAAG GAGGTTGGAAGCATCATTGGAAAG AAAGGAGAGACAGTGAAGAAGATGCGTGAAGAGGTAAGCGCA AGCGGTGCACGCATCAACATCTCTGAGGGAAACTGCCCAGAGCGGATAGTTACCATCACCGGACCCACAGATGCCATCTTCAAGGCCTTCGCCATGATCGCATACAAGTTCGAAGAG GATATAATCAACTCCATGAGCAACAGTCCAGCCACCAGCAAGCCTCCTGTCACCCTGCGTCTGGTGGTCCCAGCCAGCCAATGTGGCTCCCTCATAGGGAAAGGAGGCTCCAAGATCAAAGAAATGAGAGAG TCCACAGGTGCTCAGGTACAGGTAGCAGGGGACATGCTGCCCAACTCCACTGAACGAGCAGTCACCATCTCAGGGGCCCCGGAAGCCATTATCCAGTGTGTCAAGCAGATCTGTGTGGTCATGCTAGAG tcCCCACCGAAAGGTGCCACTATCCCCTACCGCCCCAAGCCTGCCTCCACCCCCATCATTTTTTCAGGTGGCCAG gCTTACACCATTCAGGGACAATACGCCATCCCTCACCCTGAT TTGACCAAGCTCCACCAGTTGGCTATGCAGCAAACCCCCTTTAATCCCCTTGGACAGACCACCCCTGCCTTCCCCG CAGGTCTGGATGCCAGTAACCAGGCCAGTACTCATGAACTCACCATTCCCAATGAT CTAATAGGCTGCATAATCGGGCGCCAGGGAACCAAAATCAACGAGATCCGTCAGATGTCTGGGGCGCAGATCAAAATTGCTAACGCCATGGAAGGGTCATCGGAGCGCCAGATCACCATCACAGGAACCCCCGCCAACATCAGTCTGGCACAGTACCTCATCAACGCAAG GTTCAGAGACGTGGCGGCCATGTGGAATGACCcatcctccatgacgacatcctGA
- the LOC121557994 gene encoding poly(rC)-binding protein 3 isoform X29: MEPPKVQQPGEGGLNVTLTIRLLMHGKEVGSIIGKKGETVKKMREESGARINISEGNCPERIVTITGPTDAIFKAFAMIAYKFEEDIINSMSNSPATSKPPVTLRLVVPASQCGSLIGKGGSKIKEMRESTGAQVQVAGDMLPNSTERAVTISGAPEAIIQCVKQICVVMLEAYTIQGQYAIPHPDLTKLHQLAMQQTPFNPLGQTTPAFPAGLDASNQASTHELTIPNDLIGCIIGRQGTKINEIRQMSGAQIKIANAMEGSSERQITITGTPANISLAQYLINARFRDVAAMWNDPSSMTTS; this comes from the exons ATGGAACCACCCAAGGTGCAGCAGCCAGGCGAAGGAGGCCTCAACGTCACCCTCACCATCAGGCTCCTGATGCACGGCAAG GAGGTTGGAAGCATCATTGGAAAG AAAGGAGAGACAGTGAAGAAGATGCGTGAAGAG AGCGGTGCACGCATCAACATCTCTGAGGGAAACTGCCCAGAGCGGATAGTTACCATCACCGGACCCACAGATGCCATCTTCAAGGCCTTCGCCATGATCGCATACAAGTTCGAAGAG GATATAATCAACTCCATGAGCAACAGTCCAGCCACCAGCAAGCCTCCTGTCACCCTGCGTCTGGTGGTCCCAGCCAGCCAATGTGGCTCCCTCATAGGGAAAGGAGGCTCCAAGATCAAAGAAATGAGAGAG TCCACAGGTGCTCAGGTACAGGTAGCAGGGGACATGCTGCCCAACTCCACTGAACGAGCAGTCACCATCTCAGGGGCCCCGGAAGCCATTATCCAGTGTGTCAAGCAGATCTGTGTGGTCATGCTAGAG gCTTACACCATTCAGGGACAATACGCCATCCCTCACCCTGAT TTGACCAAGCTCCACCAGTTGGCTATGCAGCAAACCCCCTTTAATCCCCTTGGACAGACCACCCCTGCCTTCCCCG CAGGTCTGGATGCCAGTAACCAGGCCAGTACTCATGAACTCACCATTCCCAATGAT CTAATAGGCTGCATAATCGGGCGCCAGGGAACCAAAATCAACGAGATCCGTCAGATGTCTGGGGCGCAGATCAAAATTGCTAACGCCATGGAAGGGTCATCGGAGCGCCAGATCACCATCACAGGAACCCCCGCCAACATCAGTCTGGCACAGTACCTCATCAACGCAAG GTTCAGAGACGTGGCGGCCATGTGGAATGACCcatcctccatgacgacatcctGA
- the LOC121557994 gene encoding poly(rC)-binding protein 3 isoform X21 encodes MEPPKVQQPGEGGLNVTLTIRLLMHGKEVGSIIGKKGETVKKMREESGARINISEGNCPERIVTITGPTDAIFKAFAMIAYKFEEDIINSMSNSPATSKPPVTLRLVVPASQCGSLIGKGGSKIKEMRESTGAQVQVAGDMLPNSTERAVTISGAPEAIIQCVKQICVVMLESPPKGATIPYRPKPASTPIIFSGGQAYTIQGQYAIPHPDLTKLHQLAMQQTPFNPLGQTTPAFPAGLDASNQASTHELTIPNDLIGCIIGRQGTKINEIRQMSGAQIKIANAMEGSSERQITITGTPANISLAQYLINARFRDVAAMWNDPSSMTTS; translated from the exons ATGGAACCACCCAAGGTGCAGCAGCCAGGCGAAGGAGGCCTCAACGTCACCCTCACCATCAGGCTCCTGATGCACGGCAAG GAGGTTGGAAGCATCATTGGAAAG AAAGGAGAGACAGTGAAGAAGATGCGTGAAGAG AGCGGTGCACGCATCAACATCTCTGAGGGAAACTGCCCAGAGCGGATAGTTACCATCACCGGACCCACAGATGCCATCTTCAAGGCCTTCGCCATGATCGCATACAAGTTCGAAGAG GATATAATCAACTCCATGAGCAACAGTCCAGCCACCAGCAAGCCTCCTGTCACCCTGCGTCTGGTGGTCCCAGCCAGCCAATGTGGCTCCCTCATAGGGAAAGGAGGCTCCAAGATCAAAGAAATGAGAGAG TCCACAGGTGCTCAGGTACAGGTAGCAGGGGACATGCTGCCCAACTCCACTGAACGAGCAGTCACCATCTCAGGGGCCCCGGAAGCCATTATCCAGTGTGTCAAGCAGATCTGTGTGGTCATGCTAGAG tcCCCACCGAAAGGTGCCACTATCCCCTACCGCCCCAAGCCTGCCTCCACCCCCATCATTTTTTCAGGTGGCCAG gCTTACACCATTCAGGGACAATACGCCATCCCTCACCCTGAT TTGACCAAGCTCCACCAGTTGGCTATGCAGCAAACCCCCTTTAATCCCCTTGGACAGACCACCCCTGCCTTCCCCG CAGGTCTGGATGCCAGTAACCAGGCCAGTACTCATGAACTCACCATTCCCAATGAT CTAATAGGCTGCATAATCGGGCGCCAGGGAACCAAAATCAACGAGATCCGTCAGATGTCTGGGGCGCAGATCAAAATTGCTAACGCCATGGAAGGGTCATCGGAGCGCCAGATCACCATCACAGGAACCCCCGCCAACATCAGTCTGGCACAGTACCTCATCAACGCAAG GTTCAGAGACGTGGCGGCCATGTGGAATGACCcatcctccatgacgacatcctGA
- the LOC121557994 gene encoding poly(rC)-binding protein 3 isoform X20, with product MEPPKVQQPGEGGLNVTLTIRLLMHGKEVGSIIGKKGETVKKMREESGARINISEGNCPERIVTITGPTDAIFKAFAMIAYKFEEDIINSMSNSPATSKPPVTLRLVVPASQCGSLIGKGGSKIKEMRESTGAQVQVAGDMLPNSTERAVTISGAPEAIIQCVKQICVVMLESPPKGATIPYRPKPASTPIIFSGGQAYTIQGQYAIPHPDQLTKLHQLAMQQTPFNPLGQTTPAFPAGLDASNQASTHELTIPNDLIGCIIGRQGTKINEIRQMSGAQIKIANAMEGSSERQITITGTPANISLAQYLINARFRDVAAMWNDPSSMTTS from the exons ATGGAACCACCCAAGGTGCAGCAGCCAGGCGAAGGAGGCCTCAACGTCACCCTCACCATCAGGCTCCTGATGCACGGCAAG GAGGTTGGAAGCATCATTGGAAAG AAAGGAGAGACAGTGAAGAAGATGCGTGAAGAG AGCGGTGCACGCATCAACATCTCTGAGGGAAACTGCCCAGAGCGGATAGTTACCATCACCGGACCCACAGATGCCATCTTCAAGGCCTTCGCCATGATCGCATACAAGTTCGAAGAG GATATAATCAACTCCATGAGCAACAGTCCAGCCACCAGCAAGCCTCCTGTCACCCTGCGTCTGGTGGTCCCAGCCAGCCAATGTGGCTCCCTCATAGGGAAAGGAGGCTCCAAGATCAAAGAAATGAGAGAG TCCACAGGTGCTCAGGTACAGGTAGCAGGGGACATGCTGCCCAACTCCACTGAACGAGCAGTCACCATCTCAGGGGCCCCGGAAGCCATTATCCAGTGTGTCAAGCAGATCTGTGTGGTCATGCTAGAG tcCCCACCGAAAGGTGCCACTATCCCCTACCGCCCCAAGCCTGCCTCCACCCCCATCATTTTTTCAGGTGGCCAG gCTTACACCATTCAGGGACAATACGCCATCCCTCACCCTGAT CAGTTGACCAAGCTCCACCAGTTGGCTATGCAGCAAACCCCCTTTAATCCCCTTGGACAGACCACCCCTGCCTTCCCCG CAGGTCTGGATGCCAGTAACCAGGCCAGTACTCATGAACTCACCATTCCCAATGAT CTAATAGGCTGCATAATCGGGCGCCAGGGAACCAAAATCAACGAGATCCGTCAGATGTCTGGGGCGCAGATCAAAATTGCTAACGCCATGGAAGGGTCATCGGAGCGCCAGATCACCATCACAGGAACCCCCGCCAACATCAGTCTGGCACAGTACCTCATCAACGCAAG GTTCAGAGACGTGGCGGCCATGTGGAATGACCcatcctccatgacgacatcctGA
- the LOC121557994 gene encoding poly(rC)-binding protein 3 isoform X2 has product MEPPKVQQPGEGGLNVTLTIRLLMHGKEVGSIIGKKGETVKKMREEVSASGARINISEGNCPERIVTITGPTDAIFKAFAMIAYKFEEDIINSMSNSPATSKPPVTLRLVVPASQCGSLIGKGGSKIKEMRESTGAQVQVAGDMLPNSTERAVTISGAPEAIIQCVKQICVVMLESPPKGATIPYRPKPASTPIIFSGGQVRADPLGASTANLSLLLQHQPLPAYTIQGQYAIPHPDGGGGQFQGIPQRSQMDMLCCPSYPPQQLTKLHQLAMQQTPFNPLGQTTPAFPGLDASNQASTHELTIPNDLIGCIIGRQGTKINEIRQMSGAQIKIANAMEGSSERQITITGTPANISLAQYLINARFRDVAAMWNDPSSMTTS; this is encoded by the exons ATGGAACCACCCAAGGTGCAGCAGCCAGGCGAAGGAGGCCTCAACGTCACCCTCACCATCAGGCTCCTGATGCACGGCAAG GAGGTTGGAAGCATCATTGGAAAG AAAGGAGAGACAGTGAAGAAGATGCGTGAAGAGGTAAGCGCA AGCGGTGCACGCATCAACATCTCTGAGGGAAACTGCCCAGAGCGGATAGTTACCATCACCGGACCCACAGATGCCATCTTCAAGGCCTTCGCCATGATCGCATACAAGTTCGAAGAG GATATAATCAACTCCATGAGCAACAGTCCAGCCACCAGCAAGCCTCCTGTCACCCTGCGTCTGGTGGTCCCAGCCAGCCAATGTGGCTCCCTCATAGGGAAAGGAGGCTCCAAGATCAAAGAAATGAGAGAG TCCACAGGTGCTCAGGTACAGGTAGCAGGGGACATGCTGCCCAACTCCACTGAACGAGCAGTCACCATCTCAGGGGCCCCGGAAGCCATTATCCAGTGTGTCAAGCAGATCTGTGTGGTCATGCTAGAG tcCCCACCGAAAGGTGCCACTATCCCCTACCGCCCCAAGCCTGCCTCCACCCCCATCATTTTTTCAGGTGGCCAGGTAAGAGCCGACCCGCTGGGGGCCTCCACCGCCAACCTCAGCCTCTTACTGCAGCACCAGCCACTGCCT gCTTACACCATTCAGGGACAATACGCCATCCCTCACCCTGAT GGAGGAGGAGGTCAATTTCAAGGAATACCTCAACGTAGTCAAATGGACATG CTCTGCTGTCCCTCCTACCCCCCTCAGCAGTTGACCAAGCTCCACCAGTTGGCTATGCAGCAAACCCCCTTTAATCCCCTTGGACAGACCACCCCTGCCTTCCCCG GTCTGGATGCCAGTAACCAGGCCAGTACTCATGAACTCACCATTCCCAATGAT CTAATAGGCTGCATAATCGGGCGCCAGGGAACCAAAATCAACGAGATCCGTCAGATGTCTGGGGCGCAGATCAAAATTGCTAACGCCATGGAAGGGTCATCGGAGCGCCAGATCACCATCACAGGAACCCCCGCCAACATCAGTCTGGCACAGTACCTCATCAACGCAAG GTTCAGAGACGTGGCGGCCATGTGGAATGACCcatcctccatgacgacatcctGA
- the LOC121557994 gene encoding poly(rC)-binding protein 3 isoform X14 gives MEPPKVQQPGEGGLNVTLTIRLLMHGKEVGSIIGKKGETVKKMREESGARINISEGNCPERIVTITGPTDAIFKAFAMIAYKFEEDIINSMSNSPATSKPPVTLRLVVPASQCGSLIGKGGSKIKEMRESTGAQVQVAGDMLPNSTERAVTISGAPEAIIQCVKQICVVMLESPPKGATIPYRPKPASTPIIFSGGQVRADPLGASTANLSLLLQHQPLPAYTIQGQYAIPHPDLTKLHQLAMQQTPFNPLGQTTPAFPAGLDASNQASTHELTIPNDLIGCIIGRQGTKINEIRQMSGAQIKIANAMEGSSERQITITGTPANISLAQYLINARFRDVAAMWNDPSSMTTS, from the exons ATGGAACCACCCAAGGTGCAGCAGCCAGGCGAAGGAGGCCTCAACGTCACCCTCACCATCAGGCTCCTGATGCACGGCAAG GAGGTTGGAAGCATCATTGGAAAG AAAGGAGAGACAGTGAAGAAGATGCGTGAAGAG AGCGGTGCACGCATCAACATCTCTGAGGGAAACTGCCCAGAGCGGATAGTTACCATCACCGGACCCACAGATGCCATCTTCAAGGCCTTCGCCATGATCGCATACAAGTTCGAAGAG GATATAATCAACTCCATGAGCAACAGTCCAGCCACCAGCAAGCCTCCTGTCACCCTGCGTCTGGTGGTCCCAGCCAGCCAATGTGGCTCCCTCATAGGGAAAGGAGGCTCCAAGATCAAAGAAATGAGAGAG TCCACAGGTGCTCAGGTACAGGTAGCAGGGGACATGCTGCCCAACTCCACTGAACGAGCAGTCACCATCTCAGGGGCCCCGGAAGCCATTATCCAGTGTGTCAAGCAGATCTGTGTGGTCATGCTAGAG tcCCCACCGAAAGGTGCCACTATCCCCTACCGCCCCAAGCCTGCCTCCACCCCCATCATTTTTTCAGGTGGCCAGGTAAGAGCCGACCCGCTGGGGGCCTCCACCGCCAACCTCAGCCTCTTACTGCAGCACCAGCCACTGCCT gCTTACACCATTCAGGGACAATACGCCATCCCTCACCCTGAT TTGACCAAGCTCCACCAGTTGGCTATGCAGCAAACCCCCTTTAATCCCCTTGGACAGACCACCCCTGCCTTCCCCG CAGGTCTGGATGCCAGTAACCAGGCCAGTACTCATGAACTCACCATTCCCAATGAT CTAATAGGCTGCATAATCGGGCGCCAGGGAACCAAAATCAACGAGATCCGTCAGATGTCTGGGGCGCAGATCAAAATTGCTAACGCCATGGAAGGGTCATCGGAGCGCCAGATCACCATCACAGGAACCCCCGCCAACATCAGTCTGGCACAGTACCTCATCAACGCAAG GTTCAGAGACGTGGCGGCCATGTGGAATGACCcatcctccatgacgacatcctGA